A genome region from Baekduia alba includes the following:
- a CDS encoding FAD-dependent monooxygenase, which translates to MADIQKALVVGGGIGGLTAAIALRGIGVDVDLVEKNPRWDVYGVGIIQPPNALRALDALGLAEACVAAGHPILGGRNHLADGTVVANDDYPPVDPRFPPMNGLTRPALHEILKSRLRDEGVAVRLGEVVSQLTQRTDGVTVAFSDGTTEDYDLVIGADGLYSQTRTMLFGDELRPRYTGQTAWRYNAPRIDGLDRIHIYIGGEGGTAGLVPLSDSLMYVLYITKWPQDRLKIPAEELPALMRSRLEIFGGEIADVREQITDPEGVVFRPVDNILVPRPWYRGRVLLIGDAAHGTSPHAGQGAAQAVEDALVLTQELEGGGGIDAVLERFMDRRFERCKAVVELSASIGAWEQNPDPSIDPNDIRHELIALCAQPV; encoded by the coding sequence ATGGCTGACATCCAGAAGGCGCTCGTCGTCGGCGGCGGCATCGGCGGCCTCACCGCGGCGATCGCGCTGCGCGGCATCGGCGTCGACGTCGACCTCGTCGAGAAGAACCCGCGCTGGGACGTCTACGGCGTGGGCATCATCCAACCGCCCAACGCGCTGCGCGCCCTCGACGCGCTCGGCCTGGCCGAGGCGTGCGTCGCGGCCGGCCATCCCATCCTGGGTGGGCGCAACCACCTCGCCGACGGGACCGTCGTCGCCAACGACGACTACCCGCCGGTCGACCCGCGCTTCCCGCCGATGAACGGGCTCACGCGGCCCGCGCTGCACGAGATCCTGAAGTCGCGGCTGCGGGACGAGGGCGTCGCGGTGCGGCTCGGCGAGGTCGTGAGCCAGCTGACGCAGCGCACCGACGGCGTCACGGTGGCGTTCAGCGACGGGACGACCGAGGACTACGACCTGGTCATCGGGGCCGACGGCCTGTACTCGCAGACCCGCACGATGCTGTTCGGCGACGAGCTGCGCCCGCGCTATACCGGCCAGACCGCCTGGCGCTACAACGCGCCGCGGATCGACGGCCTCGACCGGATCCACATCTACATCGGGGGAGAAGGTGGCACCGCCGGTCTCGTCCCGCTGTCTGACTCGCTGATGTACGTCCTGTACATCACCAAGTGGCCGCAGGACCGGCTGAAGATCCCGGCGGAGGAGCTGCCCGCGCTCATGCGGTCGCGCCTGGAGATCTTCGGCGGCGAGATCGCCGACGTCCGCGAGCAGATCACCGACCCGGAGGGCGTCGTCTTCCGGCCCGTCGACAACATCCTGGTGCCGCGCCCCTGGTACCGAGGCCGCGTGCTGCTGATCGGAGACGCCGCGCACGGGACGTCGCCGCACGCCGGGCAGGGCGCGGCGCAGGCCGTCGAGGACGCGTTGGTCCTGACGCAGGAGCTCGAGGGCGGGGGCGGGATCGACGCGGTCCTGGAGCGCTTCATGGACCGGCGGTTCGAGCGCTGCAAGGCGGTGGTGGAGCTGTCGGCGTCGATCGGCGCGTGGGAGCAGAACCCCGACCCGTCGATCGACCCCAACGACATCCGGCACGAGCTCATCGCGCTCTGCGCTCAGCCGGTGTGA
- a CDS encoding VOC family protein — MSEVLLSQLAYAELISPKPEATVKWMVDVLGLEVAQREGQSVYLRGWAEWLHSSLIVTEGPETALGSIGWRAYGPGDPEVLAERVEASGAGVGWVAERPGRGAAYQYRAPYGQHLHEVFWEVERYEAPPEKVDHGLLNRPQKNPGRGAQARYIDHVTIASPKMVEDIEFYKTLGQRHTAIMHVEPGFNVFATMTCNGIRPTHDLGMVPDFSGATGRVNHIAFRVDQRSDVERAAEAFLAADTPIEFGPGIHGIDEITYLYVREPGGMRIEINAGGWVNAEPDFERKDWHVRQGGTTVWQNLEMPQSMMECWPEVHGEQAEVGREGFESTDLFVPGS; from the coding sequence ATGTCCGAAGTGCTGCTGTCCCAGCTCGCCTATGCCGAGCTCATCAGCCCCAAGCCCGAGGCGACCGTGAAGTGGATGGTCGACGTCCTCGGGCTCGAGGTGGCCCAGCGTGAGGGCCAGTCGGTGTACCTCCGCGGCTGGGCGGAATGGCTGCACTCGAGCCTGATCGTCACCGAGGGTCCTGAGACGGCGCTCGGGAGCATCGGGTGGCGCGCCTACGGACCCGGCGACCCGGAGGTCCTCGCCGAGCGCGTCGAGGCTTCCGGCGCGGGGGTCGGCTGGGTCGCGGAGCGCCCGGGGCGCGGCGCCGCCTACCAGTACCGCGCGCCGTACGGCCAGCACCTGCACGAGGTCTTCTGGGAGGTCGAGCGCTACGAGGCCCCGCCGGAGAAGGTCGACCACGGCTTGCTCAACCGCCCGCAGAAGAACCCCGGCCGCGGCGCCCAGGCGCGCTACATCGACCACGTGACGATCGCGTCGCCCAAGATGGTCGAGGACATCGAGTTCTACAAGACGCTCGGCCAGCGCCACACGGCGATCATGCACGTCGAGCCCGGCTTCAACGTCTTCGCGACGATGACGTGCAACGGCATCCGGCCGACGCACGACCTCGGCATGGTGCCGGACTTCTCCGGCGCGACCGGCCGCGTCAACCACATCGCCTTCCGCGTCGACCAGCGCTCCGACGTCGAGCGCGCCGCCGAGGCGTTCCTCGCCGCCGACACGCCGATCGAGTTCGGTCCCGGCATCCACGGCATCGACGAGATCACCTACCTGTACGTGCGCGAGCCGGGTGGCATGCGCATCGAGATCAACGCCGGCGGCTGGGTCAACGCCGAGCCCGACTTCGAGCGCAAGGACTGGCACGTCAGGCAGGGCGGCACGACGGTGTGGCAGAACCTCGAGATGCCGCAGTCGATGATGGAGTGCTGGCCGGAGGTCCACGGCGAGCAGGCCGAAGTCGGCCGCGAGGGCTTCGAGTCGACCGACCTGTTCGTCCCGGGCAGCTAG
- a CDS encoding sugar ABC transporter ATP-binding protein: protein MSGVRPAGETDPALGPGTERPVALRADNLAKAFGPTKALRACSFELRAGEVHCIVGENGSGKSTLVKILSGIHRPDSGQLDLPGTDATKLTSPAQAARAGIATVFQEVLVVEPRSVLENVWMGVDGVLRTAVALEEKRARAATILERLLGTAPDLDRPVEHLTLSERQACCLARALVREPRVLILDEATSALDIETRNRLFALLRESTAAGTSVIFISHRMDEIADIGDRCTVMRSGDTVATLARHEATAAELVRLMTGADHLAAGAAERAHTAPGDVVLEVEGFTLRAGELVGLAGLEGHGQDAFLRALATSAGARAAYVPRERRAESIFESKSIRENFGIVTLGRDARRGLLSPARTRARLGEYVDRLRIKLGDPEDAITTLSGGNQQKVVMARWLATEPEVLLLNDPTRGVDINAKRDLYALLLDLAADGMAIVMLSTEVDEHVELMDRVVVFREGQVAAELPRDALNRQALVAAFFGEAADA, encoded by the coding sequence GTGAGCGGTGTGCGCCCGGCCGGCGAGACGGATCCCGCGCTCGGTCCAGGAACCGAACGCCCCGTCGCGCTGCGAGCCGACAACCTGGCCAAGGCCTTCGGGCCCACGAAGGCGCTGCGCGCGTGCTCGTTCGAGCTGCGCGCCGGCGAGGTGCACTGCATCGTCGGCGAGAACGGCTCGGGCAAGTCGACGCTGGTGAAGATCCTCTCCGGGATCCACCGCCCCGACAGCGGGCAGCTCGACCTCCCCGGCACCGACGCGACGAAGCTCACCTCGCCGGCGCAGGCGGCGCGCGCCGGCATCGCCACGGTCTTCCAGGAGGTGCTCGTCGTCGAGCCGCGGTCGGTGCTCGAGAACGTGTGGATGGGCGTCGACGGGGTTCTGCGCACCGCGGTGGCGCTCGAGGAGAAGCGTGCGCGCGCCGCCACGATCCTCGAGCGGCTGCTCGGCACCGCGCCCGATCTCGACCGCCCGGTCGAGCACCTCACCCTCAGCGAGCGGCAGGCCTGCTGCCTGGCGCGTGCGCTGGTCCGCGAGCCGCGCGTCCTGATCCTCGACGAGGCGACCTCAGCGCTGGACATCGAGACGCGCAACCGCCTCTTCGCCCTGCTGCGCGAGAGCACCGCGGCCGGGACGTCGGTGATCTTCATCTCCCATCGCATGGACGAGATCGCCGACATCGGCGACCGCTGCACCGTGATGCGCTCCGGCGACACCGTCGCCACGCTGGCGCGCCACGAGGCCACGGCCGCCGAGCTCGTGCGGCTCATGACCGGCGCCGACCACCTGGCCGCCGGCGCGGCCGAGCGCGCGCACACCGCGCCGGGCGACGTGGTCCTGGAGGTCGAGGGCTTCACGCTCCGGGCCGGAGAGCTCGTCGGGTTGGCCGGCCTCGAAGGCCACGGCCAGGACGCGTTCCTGCGCGCGCTCGCGACGAGCGCCGGGGCGCGGGCCGCCTACGTCCCGCGGGAGCGCCGCGCCGAGTCGATCTTCGAGTCCAAGTCCATCCGCGAGAACTTCGGCATCGTCACCCTCGGCCGCGACGCGCGCCGCGGACTGCTCTCTCCCGCGCGCACGCGCGCGCGCCTGGGCGAGTACGTCGACCGGCTGCGGATCAAGCTCGGCGACCCCGAGGATGCGATCACCACGCTCTCGGGCGGCAACCAGCAGAAGGTCGTCATGGCCCGCTGGCTGGCGACCGAGCCCGAGGTGCTGCTGCTCAACGACCCCACGCGCGGCGTGGACATCAACGCCAAGCGCGACCTCTACGCCCTCCTGCTGGACCTCGCCGCCGACGGCATGGCGATCGTGATGCTCTCCACCGAGGTCGACGAGCACGTCGAGCTGATGGATCGCGTCGTCGTCTTCCGAGAAGGCCAGGTCGCGGCCGAGCTGCCGCGCGACGCCCTCAACCGCCAGGCGCTCGTCGCCGCGTTCTTCGGCGAGGCCGCCGATGCCTGA